From the Thermoanaerobaculia bacterium genome, one window contains:
- a CDS encoding insulinase family protein has translation MKQRSNPPRPAGRPSSIAILTLFLLVIGVPVLGASGQKAEVPVAEFTLANGMKFLVVTRPAQATVMGGWVAHVGSANERPGITGVAHFFEHMMFKGSRVIGTRDAMRDQEIIADQERLQEQIRTEYSRQRERYRKGEIDDPFSPANRTPELEKLEAEFQKLVEEQRGLMVKDEFDKIYTEAGASGMNATTNSDSTIYFITVPANKIELWFWMESERLLQPVFREFYSERDVVQEERRMRVESTPTGRFDEQLNAMFWTAHPYKWDAIGWMSDLKTLSMADAQDFFSTYYAPGNLTAALVGNITVDEAKALAEKYFGRIPPSARPVPDIVTLEERQLAEKRMNAECDCQPQVSVQFHTVPFEHKDQYALDVVQSLLNGQTGRLRKSLVLDRQIASSASAGQQSLRWNGSFYLQAETKGESTPAILEAALSAELARLQNEPVPADELAKVKNQIVAESYRNLESPFYLLLQLLFYDGWGNWKYLNQWSEKTLAVTAEDVQRVAKQYFTTENRTVASYQRKAGTAAEEIPAELAGLPPEMQQQVLSQLRQIRQIEDPAMLEQLLAGVEQQAGQVPPEVKPALDAIVEAAREQLEKLKSRASAGGGR, from the coding sequence ATGAAGCAACGAAGCAACCCGCCGCGACCCGCCGGACGCCCAAGCTCCATCGCGATTCTGACGCTGTTTCTGCTGGTGATCGGCGTGCCGGTTCTGGGCGCCTCCGGGCAGAAGGCCGAGGTGCCGGTAGCCGAGTTCACCCTCGCCAATGGCATGAAGTTCCTGGTCGTCACCCGGCCGGCGCAGGCCACCGTCATGGGCGGCTGGGTGGCGCACGTCGGCTCGGCCAACGAGCGCCCGGGCATCACCGGCGTCGCCCACTTCTTCGAGCACATGATGTTCAAGGGCAGCCGCGTCATCGGGACCCGGGACGCAATGCGCGATCAGGAGATCATCGCGGACCAGGAGAGGCTCCAGGAGCAGATCCGCACCGAGTACTCCCGCCAGCGGGAGCGCTACCGCAAGGGCGAGATCGACGATCCGTTCTCCCCCGCGAACCGGACGCCCGAGCTCGAGAAGCTCGAGGCCGAGTTCCAGAAGCTGGTCGAAGAGCAGCGTGGCCTGATGGTGAAGGACGAGTTCGACAAGATCTACACCGAGGCCGGGGCGTCGGGCATGAATGCGACCACCAACTCGGATTCGACGATCTACTTCATCACCGTGCCGGCCAACAAGATCGAGCTCTGGTTCTGGATGGAGTCCGAACGCCTCCTGCAGCCGGTCTTCCGCGAGTTCTACTCCGAGCGCGACGTCGTCCAGGAGGAGCGCCGGATGCGCGTCGAGTCCACCCCGACCGGGCGCTTCGACGAGCAGCTGAACGCGATGTTCTGGACCGCGCATCCCTACAAGTGGGATGCGATCGGCTGGATGTCCGACCTGAAGACGCTGTCGATGGCCGACGCGCAGGACTTCTTCAGCACCTACTACGCCCCCGGCAACCTCACCGCGGCGCTGGTCGGCAACATCACGGTGGACGAGGCGAAGGCGCTGGCCGAGAAGTACTTCGGCCGGATTCCGCCTTCGGCGAGACCGGTGCCCGACATCGTGACGCTCGAAGAGCGGCAGCTCGCCGAAAAGCGCATGAACGCCGAGTGCGACTGCCAGCCGCAGGTCTCGGTGCAGTTCCACACCGTGCCCTTCGAGCACAAGGACCAGTACGCGCTCGACGTCGTGCAGAGCCTGCTCAACGGCCAGACCGGGCGCCTGCGCAAGAGCCTCGTGCTCGACCGTCAGATCGCGTCGTCGGCCTCCGCCGGGCAGCAGTCCCTGCGCTGGAACGGTTCGTTCTACCTCCAGGCGGAGACCAAGGGGGAGTCGACGCCGGCCATCCTCGAGGCGGCGCTCTCGGCGGAGCTCGCGAGGCTCCAGAACGAGCCGGTGCCTGCCGACGAGCTCGCCAAGGTCAAGAACCAGATCGTCGCCGAGTCGTACCGCAACCTGGAGAGTCCGTTCTATCTCCTGTTGCAGCTGCTCTTCTACGACGGCTGGGGAAACTGGAAGTATCTGAACCAGTGGTCCGAGAAGACGCTCGCGGTGACCGCCGAGGATGTGCAGCGGGTCGCGAAGCAGTACTTCACCACCGAGAACCGCACGGTCGCCTCCTACCAGCGCAAGGCCGGCACCGCGGCCGAGGAGATCCCCGCGGAGCTCGCCGGACTGCCGCCCGAGATGCAGCAGCAGGTGCTCTCGCAGCTCCGCCAGATCCGCCAGATCGAGGATCCGGCGATGCTCGAGCAGCTTCTCGCCGGCGTCGAGCAGCAGGCGGGGCAGGTCCCGCCCGAGGTCAAGCCGGCGCTCGACGCGATCGTCGAAGCGGCGCGGGAACAGCTCGAAAAACTGAAGAGCCGCGCCAGCGCGGGAGGTGGACGATGA